The Takifugu rubripes chromosome 16, fTakRub1.2, whole genome shotgun sequence genome contains the following window.
ACCTAAAATTCTGTTTGAGATGCAATGTTTTAAAGCAGATTTTCCTGACCTTAAACTAAATAATTTCCAAAATACATTAAGTTTTGTCGTCAGTCCTCCATCGTACGATCTGTGACGTCTGCGTGGTGTCTTTTGCTTCAGGGATCTTCCTCAGAAGCCCAGCGCAGACATTCAGGCCTGTGTGAGCTGGCTGGCTCATCTGATGGTACGATTCCAAGAAGGCGGCTCGGTGATCAGCCCCTGGTCTCTGATGgcctccctgctgctccaaaCTCCCGTCACGGTCTTGTTAGGAGAGGGTCTGTTGTGGCATCGGCTCACAGAAAAAACCCTTTGGCTCAGGAAGCTGGCGTTGGAGTTTGGAGGTCGCCTAAAATGGCCTGGTGGGTGAAGCGATCTATTTCTGCCAGCTTCTTATCctaccagcaggtggcgctgtgtgGTTACAGACTTACTGATGAGGGCAACACTATGTGCTCAAATTATGTCAGCATCAGGTTTCTTTTGGAGGAAAACAATTGCCCTTAGGAAGTTTTGGATGATTGTTTGAACAGTCTGTGCAGCATCTGATGAATTTAAGACCGGAACGCACTCGCTCACTCTGCTAGAACCGGGAATTGTTGCTGCATCGGATGCTGTTCCTAAGCTCCGGTCTGTCGACACCTCACCTGTGAACACTGATGTTCCCTGTCAATTCCATCTGCAGCAGATCAGACAGATTAGATGAATGTGTGTTGTCACAAGTGCTCAGATTCACTTAGGAGCTGTTCAGTGGATTATTGCACTGTAAGTAACTTATCCTAAGAGGACCCCCACTGACCCGTCTCGCTTCACAGGTGTGAGATGTGTGCACATTCCCACAGGTCAATAAGCCGCACCAGCTGAAATTCAGAGGTTGAGTCCTTCCTCTTGACTGTTTCCTCCAGCTCGAGCCCGCCATTCGGATGTGATGTCGTCTGCGGCGGAGCGTCATCGTTCCGTAGTTCGCTGTCAAGCGGGACGCGTTCACCTGGTTCAGGAGGACGAGCCTGCGAGGAAACACGCCGCCAGCCGGGAGGACGGCgtgagcagaacagcagcagcagttctgatGCTGGCTTCCTACAGGAATCAGTGCATGCATGTTTTCGTACGTCCCGCCATCCTCGCTGCAGCCATCCGCACCAGCAGAGCCACACGGAGAGGTGGGATTACAGACCACAGGCGCGTTTCCCTAAACGGGATGGCTCTGAAGGAATAAAcatgcctgccccccccctttctgttcacagAAGAGCTCTTCAACTacttcttcttcctgcaggaCATCTTCTCCAACGAGTTCATCTTCGTCCCTGGAAAATCATCTCAGGTTGTTGTCTCACCTTTCTTCTCGGGACGGTGATCGGAAAGAGGATTAGAGCTGTCGGAGGTTTTGGTAAACTGCTGATCCGTGTTTTTGGATAACCAGGACTTTAATGAGGCGTGCTACCTCCTGAAGAAATGTGGCGCAGTTCACATCACCCAGCAGGAAGTCAACGTCTCAGACAGGGGTCAAGAGGTGTTGGACTTCCTGCAAGCGCTCCTGCAGCCCTTCATCAACTCTTATCAGGTCATTTGAACTGAAATCATGACAAAACACCACTAAATCCAATGTGCTGGCTGTCAGTTGGCTGTACGGGTATCTGTGTGTCCAGGTGGTGTTCAGGTACCTCTGTGAAGATGACCATCAGGTGTTCTCTGAGAGACAATTCTTACCTTCTGTGAGAAAACTAGCCACTAAGCTCATCCTCTCAGGTGCTCTGGACAGCATTAAAGCCCCCCCGACCTTTTAAAATCACCTGTGGCTTTAACTCTTTTACATATTTGCATTCCAGGTGAGCTTGACACCTTCGAAACGCTTTCGTCCGACATGCAGAAGAACGTCCTGTCTGCTCTGCGGAGGCTGGAGATTGTGAGGAAGACGATGGGGTGAGCAGCCCGATGAGCTCCTTCAAATCTGTTTGGTTCTCAGCTTGTTTCCTGCAGAGTTGGAGACTTTTTCATGTTCTCAATCTGTTTCCTGCTCCCAGGTCAGAGCAGAGCGAGTACAGAGTGAACAAGGGAGCTGTCAGAAGAATTCAAGACACACTCTGTAAGTTTCCATCGAGCTGAGGCACttttgtttaaatgtgtttatcacACCATCCAGTGAGGtttaatttcctcctcctctcactgtAGCTGGGAAAATCCCCCCTCGGAAGCTTCAGACTCCGCCTGACGCAAAGCTTTAGTCTCTGTTGGAACTGGTTCACGTTCGCTGTGGGCATTAACTCCTGCCTGACCTTTCCCTGCCTGCTTCTCCTTCCGTTACCTCCAGGAGACCAGCGACTGCACCTTAATTCTGCTCTCAGACAAAACAGCACAGGCCTCCGATTAGACTTACAGCACCCATTAAACCCTTTTATGCGTCCTCACTGTCAAGTAAAGCTGTTAAAAACATCTGTTCATCATTTTGATGCAAAATTTTGGCTGTGCGGTGACACAATATCAGGGACGGGTAAGGAAATATCTTAGAATGACTGTTAAGAAACGCTAGAATTCAGGATTGCCCAATCCAGTCCTTACGagatccagccgggttttccgtCCTATCAGGGGTGCTTTCACCTTGGAACCCAGGACAATGACCCTGCTGGATGGTGGCCCTGGTAGGACTGGATTGAGGAAGCCTGCAGTAGATGATAGAGGAATTCACCCAGGATGGGACTAACGGCTGAACCAGGAAGTACGTCAGgctgtttctgtcttcattATTATGTTCTAATGATGGTTTCTATGTGTTTAGCTGCTTTTAACTTCTTAACTGGATCTGCAATAATATTCCAACTCAAATATCAAATGAATGCTTTCAGAGCTCTGCACCGATGTACCACTGTTggtgtttattttaaacttcTTTACAGTAAAATCTGTACCAAAACGCACCGTATGTTACGTCATTTCTTGGTGCAAACCCCTTAATGGTGAGTGACAAGCAGGGCAAAGTTCAACCTCCAGCAGCGAGAACAAGGCCTCATCGAGCCAAATGATGGGGCTACGTTCATCTATACACCGGTGGGACATCGACTTTGATGCGCAAAGCGCTGACGGGGTCTTGACAAAACACCGAGATGTATTCCAGAACTTTGGAATTGAGCCTTTTCTCACACTCCTTGGCTCGGTGGCGCTCTCTGTCCCACCTGTCCTTCTCACCGTTCATCTGGGAGAAGAGGTTGAGCTGGATGGTGCGCAGCGTGGCCGCCAGGACGTAGAAGGCCCCCTGCATCATGTGGCTGAAGGCTGAGCCCAGGCTGAGCGCCGCGCTCATCATGTTGGGCGCCGTCTCGCACACCACGCACACGCCCTCCAGAAAGTGAAGCGTGCCTTTCCTCACCATggtctggctctgctgctgggagccttcaggggaggggggctgctgCACGTGATTGATCAGGAACCGTGCGCAGTCCGCGAAGTGGGTGGCGGCGCGGCGCAGCGGGAGGAGAGCCAGGTACAGGTGGCAAGCGGCTTTGGTGAGAGCATGGAAGAGCAGCCGCAGCTCCAGCACGGCATTGCCTGGAGATAAGAGGGTAACGGGGTTAGCCGCGGGCTAATTTAACACCCTGGTTAATGTCAGCAAGCATTACAAACAGCGTCTGCCACACTGGATTAAAGTTGGTTCTCCAGCCGTGTGGGTGGAGAGCTTCGCCTCACCCGCACGCGCGTCTGTGCGTACGCGCCTCGGCGATGGACAGCGAAACGACCTACATGATATCACATGTTCTGGCTCATTCCTTTAAATTTACAGTCCTATATATTTAGTTTGAGCACTTGTAAAAATGAGATTCTATATCAGATCCGCGCGTTTTTGGGGGGAAATACATATTTAATGATGATTCTTCGTATATCAAATACAACAGTGGTAGGAAATATCTTCGAATGAAGACTATTAAAGGTTCGGCAAACAACATTTCACCCTAAATACTCAACATAGAATAAAGTTCTGCATAGAAAGCACTGAATGTGGTTCCACTAGCCTACTTAAGTACATTGCAAATCGCATCCGAACTAAGCGACCCAACATAGATCATGAGAGATTGGATGCTTTTGCTGGTGCAAACATTTCAGGAGTTAAGGATCcagattttaaatgaaagcagcagaagacaCATAACGCATTTCCAAAGTAAGTTTCCCTCACCGTCTATGAAGCAGAAAATCCAGAGCAGGGAAATAATCGCTGCCAACCATGTCCACCAATCCATGTAGTCTCGCCCCTGCAGGACTCGGccaggaaaagaaaggaagctGTGACGGTTCCAGGTTAGACTGTGCCAAGCCCTGCCCCGCCTTTACGCAGCAGGTGCGTAAACATCAATGTGGTTGAACACGCACAGGGGCAGGTTATTGTTGGGTGTAACTTCAAATGCATGCACAGAAATCTTTAATAGCTCACATGAAGGGAAAAGAAATCATTGAGTTTTGCTTTCGTTTCAGGAAAAGCAGAACAGTGTTATGTCAAAGTCAGGATTCATCAGATTAAAGCCGTGAAATACAGATCAAagctgaagagaattgtctgcttttttgtatatgtttctgttttacgTTAGAATTAGTTTAGATGTAAGGaataatataatcattagcaagtgtaaaaacgataagcagtcagttgacccttccttgacatgactTGTTTAGATAACTGTAATCAGGGGAGACAGTCAGGCTGAAAGGGTTAAACACCCAtctaaaactggacagcatagtttagtggTGTTAATACGTTTGTCTGgaagaagaatgtgaactttgatctggctATTTGGGAAATAGTTAAAAACACCAGAGAACAGgcctatttatttttattatgtcCAATACACTTAATGAGTCATGAAAAAAACCgatttttttcaaataaacgtaggcattgttttcttttctagCAGTTAATAGTTATCGATTGTTGTATGAACTGTTAAATGTGGAAAATTATATTGTGCATTTCAGAtgtatgaaataaaataattgttattataTGCAGGAGCTTATACATATTTCTTGGGTCGTATTGATATTTTTAGTCCCCGTCCCTCGTCATTTTAAATGATGTCATTCACAAACGGCACACCTATCCTCGGTGCAGGTATGAAGAAGACTACAGGTATTAGACGGAGCCAAATAGAGCCAAGCGACAGCAAGGCAAAAAAGAATGAGTCTGTTGGCGCCCCCTTCAGACGAGGGCAGTTATTGCACACAAACGAGCGACTTGAGAAACTCGACttgacctcttcctcctctactCCTTGGGCAAAGATgaaagctgaggaggaggaggtgaacgACATGGCCCGGGCTCTGTTGTGGGTATAAAACTGAAGGTGAGGTATTTTCCTTGTCCATTCTCTCAGGTTGTTGAGGCACGTTGACCCTC
Protein-coding sequences here:
- the LOC101073018 gene encoding uncharacterized protein — translated: MDWWTWLAAIISLLWIFCFIDGNAVLELRLLFHALTKAACHLYLALLPLRRAATHFADCARFLINHVQQPPSPEGSQQQSQTMVRKGTLHFLEGVCVVCETAPNMMSAALSLGSAFSHMMQGAFYVLAATLRTIQLNLFSQMNGEKDRWDRERHRAKECEKRLNSKVLEYISVFCQDPVSALRIKVDVPPVYR
- the gnpat2 gene encoding dihydroxyacetone phosphate acyltransferase isoform X2; the protein is MEDTSSHSERAELEEEPEFVDILEERRSSTDLGFALRTFSPQPYREASPCSSSDLSRAVMESQFLRYVVKEIATETGVTVKEVREDARTILEEMSQNLQLGFIRLMAYTLSKVFKRLFSNIFVNIEGLNMLQQAVQENPVILMPNHRSYMDFLAISYILFSYDIPVPVIAAGIPLLGMKIVGEILRRSGAFFIRRSIGSDKLYWAVLSEYIKTIVRKGFAPVEFYVEGLRSRTLKSLVPRLGMMHMVLEPFFKGEVFDITLVPISISYDRVLEESLLAHELLGIPKPKESTTGLLKASKVLQEDYGSMHVTFGRPLSVRRLCHNKINRCQYNLIPRDLPQKPSADIQACVSWLAHLMVRFQEGGSVISPWSLMASLLLQTPVTVLLGEGLLWHRLTEKTLWLRKLALEFGGRLKWPARARHSDVMSSAAERHRSVVRCQAGRVHLVQEDEPARKHAASREDGVSRTAAAVLMLASYRNQCMHVFVRPAILAAAIRTSRATRREELFNYFFFLQDIFSNEFIFVPGKSSQDFNEACYLLKKCGAVHITQQEVNVSDRGQEVLDFLQALLQPFINSYQVVFRYLCEDDHQVFSERQFLPSVRKLATKLILSGELDTFETLSSDMQKNVLSALRRLEIVRKTMGSEQSEYRVNKGAVRRIQDTLSGKIPPRKLQTPPDAKL
- the gnpat2 gene encoding dihydroxyacetone phosphate acyltransferase isoform X1; its protein translation is MEDTVRAPSSHSERAELEEEPEFVDILEERRSSTDLGFALRTFSPQPYREASPCSSSDLSRAVMESQFLRYVVKEIATETGVTVKEVREDARTILEEMSQNLQLGFIRLMAYTLSKVFKRLFSNIFVNIEGLNMLQQAVQENPVILMPNHRSYMDFLAISYILFSYDIPVPVIAAGIPLLGMKIVGEILRRSGAFFIRRSIGSDKLYWAVLSEYIKTIVRKGFAPVEFYVEGLRSRTLKSLVPRLGMMHMVLEPFFKGEVFDITLVPISISYDRVLEESLLAHELLGIPKPKESTTGLLKASKVLQEDYGSMHVTFGRPLSVRRLCHNKINRCQYNLIPRDLPQKPSADIQACVSWLAHLMVRFQEGGSVISPWSLMASLLLQTPVTVLLGEGLLWHRLTEKTLWLRKLALEFGGRLKWPARARHSDVMSSAAERHRSVVRCQAGRVHLVQEDEPARKHAASREDGVSRTAAAVLMLASYRNQCMHVFVRPAILAAAIRTSRATRREELFNYFFFLQDIFSNEFIFVPGKSSQDFNEACYLLKKCGAVHITQQEVNVSDRGQEVLDFLQALLQPFINSYQVVFRYLCEDDHQVFSERQFLPSVRKLATKLILSGELDTFETLSSDMQKNVLSALRRLEIVRKTMGSEQSEYRVNKGAVRRIQDTLSGKIPPRKLQTPPDAKL